A stretch of DNA from Cannabis sativa cultivar Pink pepper isolate KNU-18-1 chromosome X, ASM2916894v1, whole genome shotgun sequence:
atatgttagtttattttaaataaacaatatgtgTTGTATATGTAGTATGTCTACACCAAAATGCTGCCAGCTCGAAAAAGAAAGGCGTCGTAGGTAAATACAAGGGCAAGAATGTCGAGGAGGAGCTCTCCAAAACACAATCCGCCAAGTTACCGATCGAGGTGCACGCAGACCGGCACCCCCGTAGGCAAGAACGgaaaaaattcaacaatatgGCCAAATGGATGACTCTTGATGTCTATCcccattaataaattcaaatgggaAGATGTCGCAGAGCCGACATCAACGCACCGTGGGATGACTCGAGGTATgccttactaattttttttaatttctaaattactatactcttattaaattgtaattaatgtattaatgtgTAACTTTTTCCGTACCAAGTTTATCCTCCCACGAGATAACCCTACATTCGTAGACTACTAGTGAGTACGAGATGTCAAAGGGTTTACGTGACCTGAGGCGATCGCAAGAAGAAGTGGATACAAAACATCGAGGAGCTTGGATGTGAGAGGGCCGACATGTCACCTCCCGAGGGAGTAACTCAAGAGGTGTGGACCGATCGCATCGCTTATTGAGCACGTACAAACAAaaggtacattttttaaaattttaaattttggtaatgtttaatttatatagtcaataataaataattaattgttataaaaattattaatttcaaagtagAGTAgccgaaaaataaagaaagtcggGGTAAGATGAAATTTTTAGAGGCCGGCTCCAAGCCCATTGTTTCACATGTTGTCGAAgggtaagtttatatttaactatcattcATTTAACTTTctctattaaaataatagactaatatattttctcttgaaaaTAGGCTAACCCCGACACAGAGAACCGCTTAACCGCGtggaaacttttcaaaagtttcaccataaaggcaacgattggcgcaacgagttcgcgcaacaagcttacgtaagtttacgttttaattcaattttcatttatttctttcaatttattttgtgttaaaattaaccatttaacttacttgtttaattgttttaggagcaaatggttgaaataGCGCAACTCAACCGCCGCCCATCGCAGATGAGCCCGAAGAGCCCGCCGTCGATCCTACACGCACCCCGAGACTTACCCGTTATGACGCAAGTACTCTGGGAACGATCTCGCATCTTAGAGGCTTTGGTCATCTCCCTGCACCGAAGGGAGCTGGGGCCAAAAGAGCACTGCCACGCATCCTTCACCCCAACCAACCTGTTACAATGGAACAAGATGAGGCTTTACGTAAAAAAGTGGAGGAAGTGAGTGGCATTAACTCAACATACGAGGCAGCAGATGAGACACAACAACTCTACCTCGACGATTCCAAGATCGCCTGAGTATCTTCTCGAGCCGTGCCGGTTTCAACTTGCCTCCCATGGATCTTCCACCATTGCCCACTCCCGGTGGCCGGATCACCTGGCCGTCGTCGGGAAGCCGGATCGTCATCGCAGCCTCCCGAGACTCGTAGAAACAACGATGACGACATTACCCGCCTATAGAACtcgtactttttttattatccaAGCTTCCGAAGAtttaacattttgtttatataccgattttagtaagaattaatgttggtttatcttgtaatgtaaattatgttggtttattttgttaatataatattataattatttaaaaaatataattaattatatttaattaattaatattaaaattaattaaatataattaattaaatttttttaaaaataaaatttaatacttttaCGGCGCAATAGTGCGCCTGCAGTGACAAAACAATTGGCGCCAAATGTgttggcgccaatagttttCCCGCGCAAGACTACATGCGCCTAAGaaactattggcgccaatccgtcgttggcgccaatagttttgcCGCGCACTATTGCGCCGCAAAACCTAATCATAGCAGTTCAAGGCGATAAGGGTATTTTTTAACACCGCGCTTATTTATCGGGCGTTATTCCTCGTCGGTGAAAGGACGTTTTACCCACAGCTTAATGCACGCGCCGCAAAAAGTCCTTTACCGACCAAGCTTCCCGCATAAGCTTTCGTCGGCGCACAACCGCGCCCGACAAAGCTTTACCCACAGCCAAGATGCTTTTGCCGCCGCAACAATGCGCCGTAAAAGCCGGATTTTCAGAAGGTGCGGGCCGACAACCTGTCTTTGAGCCTTTCGCGGGATTTGAACATTTGAAGGAGTCACTGATGACAAGGGTCCCTTATGGGTGTGACATGGTCGTCAACCACCTTTGAGGATTAAGCCCATACTTGGGGGTAACACCCTCGAGACTCTCGCTGAGGGGGGTGACCACCATCATAGTTAGGTGACTCCCCCATGATCCAACTTGAGAGAGGGGGGGACAGTTGGGGGGGCGGGGGGGGGGGGGACTTAAATCCAAGTTGGGggggggggtcccccccttaAACCCAAGTTGGGGGAGGGGGAGTCCCCCCCCTTAAACCAAAGTtggacccccccccccccccccaaaaaaaaaaaaatcccaagtTTTCTTTTGGGGGGAGGAAGAACAACCACCCAAGTACCACCCAAGTTAAGGGGGCATCTCAACAGTCATGACTTTACACCTTCTTCATTAATTTAGTCCCGGTATTTTTGTGCCACGCGGTGCTATTCTTGACACGTCATCGTCGTCAAAATTTAGGtaaacatttgccccccaagtttcTAGCGGTATGACCATACGGTAGGAACTTTCTTGTGTTGTTCGGATCTTACTTCTGTTGTTGACGGCTTGGCACAGCGGCACCAAAAATACTACGCCTATACTAAAATTACATtccaaaaacccaaaaatattttaccCAACCATTACTTTTTTCACATTTAACAACATATCCCAATGATAATTTTTCCCTTTATAAgcaaaattaaattacaaataaattattttcaaaagaaataatctaaatatttacaaagaaaaaattataataatcctTGGAAGCTTTGAGGTTTCCATCTTCATAGTGGGTAGGCTATCCACACTTCCTCTTGCAAACTTCTtacttgaaatttaaaatttgatgaaatttttagCACTTCTTTTTGGTAGTTTTCTCCATGGCCGGAAATGGCATTGAATCCTTgggatttttgagtttttgataAAATGTGAGTGTTTGACGATTGGATTTTGTAGCATAGGCTATGGTAATGTGTTTTTGGCTCTGGTCTATTGTAATTTGGTGAGAAAATTAACTTTGAAACTTTTGGGTGATTGTGTTCTTGAATATTGAAGAACATTATGAACATGCAAAATTTCAAATTCCCTCCATTTTCCCAActttattttcatgaaattagtAAAAAGGTATTTGTGGGGATGTGATAAACTTGGATGATTTGTAGGCTTGAACACACTTTGTTGACCATCAACCGCCACACCCTATGAAGGGTCGGGGGTGTACCCCGAGCTTGGACCCTTGGGGGTCGAGGTGGTACCCCTAGCTTGGACCCTTGGGGGTCGGGGGGTACCCCTAGCTTGGACCCTTGGGGTTCGGGGTGGTACCCTTAGCTTGGACCCTAAGGGTCGGGGGGTACCCCTAGCTTGGACCTTGGGGGTCGGGGGGGTACCCCTAGCTTCTTGAGGGTCGGGGGGTACCCCTAGCTTCCTGAGGGTCGGGGGTACCCCTAGCTTGGACCCTTGGGGGTCGGGGGGTACTCCTAGCTTGGACCCTTGGGGGGTCGGGGGGTACCCCTAGCTTGGACCCTTGAGGGTCGGGGTCGTACCCCTAGCTTGGACCCTTAAGGATCGGGGTGGTACCCCTAGCTTGGACCCTTAAGGATCTATGAATGTCATAGATGTATGCtttcttttttactttgaaGCTATGTGGCTCCATTACTATATGCTACTATGCGTTAACTTGTCTGGCATGTACCACACTATGCGTAagcattttttttatagttaacCATGTACAACATGTAAGTTGCTCAACACATTGAGCAATGCACAAACACTTTAGAATTTGAAGAGAAAGTTTCAAAATTGTAAAATCTATTTAAGTGAGTGTGTTTTATGCTTACTAGTCCATGTATGAGCATggttgccccccaagtgactaaGTAGGTTCACCTCTTGATTACTTGTTAGGTAATCAGGGCTTTCACATAGGAACCGTTATTGTCACGGGTTTGCCACTATAATTTCATACACTCTTGACCTTAGTTAGGCTTGTAATTTAATTCAATAACAATCATACAAGCTGCGTCGttatatgaaaaataacttGCAATTTTTCTTGATGAATAAAATGGGCAAATATGCCTTATTACATCAAAAGTGGGCAATTTGTGCCTTTACATTATCAAACTTTGTTGGTAGGTATGACGACCAGCTATGAAAATACACTTTGCGGGTACACCAACCAGCCTAAGTCATTGCTGAAAAGCAACTTATATTGGTAGTACTTTTGTAGGTGCTCTGCATTTTAATGGCAAGACACTAGTACTAGCTTTGTGTTGGTACCATAACATGCTAACTTGTATATTCCAGGTGGGATGATCCCAACTACTCCATACTCGGTGGTAATTCACCCTTTGGCAAGATGATGGGTTATCATACCCATAGGTAAGGACAAGGGGAATGTCGCACGTGGTTGAAGATTGTATCAATTAGAAGGACATAGTCATTCATGATGATGCTTTGTTTGGCTTTTTGTTGTTAAAGTTGTTTCCACCATTATCGTTGTTGGCCCTCTTTCCATTGTTAAAgccatttttattattactcTCCTGACCATGGGAGCCTTGGCCACTAGTGCTTGCTCCGTTCTTATTTCCCTTAGCTTGGTTGAGGCCTTTGGCGTTCCACTCAGCCTCTTCTAGTTTAATGAACTCATCAGCTCTATCAAGGAAGTCTCTCATAGTATGGGTTAGTTTCCGCCTTGTATCCTTCCACAATCGACTTCCCACCAGAATGCCCCCATGATGGCGGCCTGCTTGCCATCATCGCTCAGATTTTTTACTTTGGTTGACTCCTGCATAAAGCGTTGAATGTAGTATTTTAGTGGCTGATCGGGCTTCTGCTTGATGGCGACCAAGTCACCCAACTCCGCCGGTATCTGTCGGGCTGAAGAGAATTGGGTGTAGAATAACCCTTCAAACTCATCCCAAGAAGTGATTCTTCCTGGGGGTAGTTTAGTAAACCATTGTTGCGCCGTGTCAGTGAGGGTAGCAGGGAAAATTCGACACCTAAGGTCATCTTTGATTCCTTGAAGGTCCATTTGGATTTTGAAGTTCTCCACATGAGTTAGTGGGTCTTCACTACCCGTGTACTTGCAAGTGGGCATCTTGAACTTTGCTGGAATAGGGTGGTCATTAATCATTTGGGAGAAGGCAGACCCTCTCCTCCTTTCTAGATCCAAGTCAGTGGGTTTTGGTGCGGTAAGGTCCTTGACCAATCGGGTTAACTCGTCCAACCGAGCCTAGATCACCGGATATGTGGCTGTTTTAGCAATATTGGCACCAACATTCGCTTGGTCCCTTTGGTCTGGCTCAGGTGGGTTCACTATGTTGGAACCACGATTGTCTCTATTTCTGTTGAGGGCGTCCCGCAGGTCTCTACCCCCTCTGGGGCCTACCCGTTCAAAAACGGACCCTGTTCTTGGCCTTCCTCCAGCGTTCTGACTATCAGCCCTTCCATCAGCTGGGGGTAGTACTTGGTCATTCCTACCCCTTTGGGGTGGATCTTCAGGTTGATGTTGCCTATTAGGGGCATACGGCCCTCTGGCTTGATAACCCCCCAGCTCAGGATTTGGTTGGTTGTTAGCCCAACTTTCAGCTTCATCATCACCATAACCGTCAGGGTAGTTTGGATGGTAGTCACTGTTGACCTCAGGGTCTTCTCTTCTCCCTCTGGACCTACTATTTCTTGGGCGATCATTGCCATCTCGTGGTTGGCCACGTTGATCGCAGGGTTGCCACTCCCTACGTTGGGGTGTCCTCCCACTATTTCTGCCACGATCACTATTATTGTTTCTAGATCCACCACTCCGCCTTAGACGGACATTGTGGGGGTCATCGCGTCCCATATGATGACCGGGTAGGACTTGCTCATCAGCCGGGGGTGGTCGATTATTATTGCGGGGAACCCTATTGGAGGGGTGACTCCTAGTATTTTCTTGGTTCCTTGGGCGCTCTTCAGGTCCATAGACCACCCTCTCCCTCTGGTTCCTTGGGGTAGGGACCTCCCGAGGGTAGGTTTGAGGTATCTGTTGATTGTTGGCATCAGTACCCATCCCTTGAGTGTTTTGGTTGAAGTAGCTTCGTATTAAGTCGGCAACCTCTTGGGTGCGACGATCTTGGTCGTCTTGGCGCCTCCTCATCTCACGAGCATGATCTTCCAGCCAAGATTAGAATTCTCTCCTTTGATTAGCAAGACTTTCAGTCAGGGCCTCTCGAGCTTGATTTTGCTCTTGGTGCACAGTTTGAAACTGGCCTTGCATCTGGCCTATCGCGTCTCGCAGTTGATCCATCTCGGGGTCAATTCCCTCGATGTCAACATGGGGTTCATTCCGCGGCGTAAAGATGCCAGGGCCGCGGCCAGTCTGAGCTTGGCCCGCACCGTCAGTAGGTGGGACAAAATTTCTAGTATTACCTCTTCCGGTGGCGCCATCACTAGCGCCGCC
This window harbors:
- the LOC133032126 gene encoding uncharacterized protein LOC133032126, which translates into the protein MRRRQDDQDRRTQEVADLIRSYFNQNTQGMGTDANNQQIPQTYPREVPTPRNQRERVVYGPEERPRNQENTRSHPSNRVPRNNNRPPPADEQVLPGHHMGRDDPHNVRLRRSGGSRNNNSDRGRNSGRTPQRREWQPCDQRGQPRDGNDRPRNSRSRGRREDPEVNSDYHPNYPDGYGDDEAESWANNQPNPELGGYQARGPYAPNRQHQPEDPPQRGRNDQVLPPADGRADSQNAGGRPRTGSVFERVGPRGGRDLRDALNRNRDNRGSNIVNPPEPDQRDQANVGANIAKTATYPVI